The Gymnogyps californianus isolate 813 chromosome 5, ASM1813914v2, whole genome shotgun sequence genome contains a region encoding:
- the ZNF106 gene encoding zinc finger protein 106 isoform X5 — protein MVRERKCILCHIVYHSKKEMEEHMRSMLHHRELENLKGRDSNHECRVCRVTLVGLSAYAKHISSQLHKDNVDAHDRKEEEKEKEEAEEDYLDKELIQLIKQRKERNRQAEPSCANQELECDDRRSQRRREERAAYKEREAYDQSSWHHHNASQRDWKWEKDDYISPRQGKFSHSQRNLSIHRHSGSPRGRSGWHQNVSGSSSNRHNYGNSGNVWHPSGRGGGTSNWHHSARERNSTWHSEGTGHFSSWNSKSYGGNWKSSPHGANGWNFGSSGDTYSVEPIKYNKERYAWQRQEKDIDVLPYRDRKNRSDLLDFTSDKLPSEGALDFGTSKQPESKTSRASGKSGSPSRDKMYRWTPYPSQKAAEQQPRSEDNVSKTSDKMDSVFVPLTDSSMKGKTCEANGSLSKLKKREASSSSNVTSDHLDLCKVMKDCSSGEKPDKDDGRSNRMPSLKSPLLNITDMKLSSPKQDTNSLLKNVKLLLSSTSGEEQNHLNALNLETNSFSSYSSKLHGACAGDLQDNKDVLGGNLGEPVNNLSEAEQNPKDVKSNHSLQNAPLSSCKDTSDQNREETGKASPKNEFRLDSLEDVSDDDLMGSEKSEARVEKLGSSVSSCLPCDTPESKPATSEKEDDEKPAVSSIASTDLKDSMFQMESTVSPSSGQDHLHVHLKTSSQDGEGDEERVKSHDHFEMEGFENPSDHELQKGGSQSLGLLLPDLSKLGLPASLQRDLTRHISLKSKVGTHLPEPNLNNARRIRNVSGHRRSETEKESGLKPTLRQILSASRRNVNWDQVIQQVTKKKQELGKGLPRFGIEMVPLVQNEQEGLELGEESDLSTLEGFQWEGISLAVPGSARKRSFSESSVIADRNPSAYSFFSEQAKIKESGQRQIIAASHSHHITSGYEASADIEADLKRETSSLPLSPFMSERTETSGRRHSVQATSEVAGLSKQDQESPEKRTPLLEKQNVLEISEENRPASNNASLLAVSNNIDAATDSSCTSGTEQNDSQGIGKKRRATGEGSSPEIPSLERKNKRRKIKGKKERSQVDQLLAISLREEELSKSLHSVDSSLLQARAALQAAYVEVQRFLVLKQQITMEMSTLRSQRIQILQGLQETYEPSELSEQLSCSILRERRNSKSQMAADLIPAGSFLPLLDTLSSSVPPLGASVHLNMPSSFQSSGITPTAPPDSSVRVKREPVSPKGSEENVNSVLQSSPCASRAEEVEQKDGETNQKTSVYPVISATISLSELAACFQHTNQDIHKPAADRGKAGLPENPSHSLSVFSKREASDTVTESFLLGQCSTSLPKHSVLLEMPMDKTPKLSAEPSEQQTATTVVPAEKGNRRRRKLRKKKTLRAAHVPENSDTEQDIIDSKPLRKVKGGKVPKGEKVTTSTPPRQEDGATAQTARNKHEDDSDASLELVEVPAPQCEVVDVGSSESGDEKPDSPSKRDSRSCVDQAVLEVSCSGYDEVSSTSEIGTNYRDDGKRSVAETQTSISSLRGSKNSSEVSSEPEQEVCGHL, from the exons GGACAGCAACCATGAATGCCGGGTGTGCAGGGTGACACTGGTGGGTTTGTCAGCATATGCCAAGCACATCTCCAGCCAGCTGCACAAAGACAATGTTGATGCCCAtgacagaaaagaggaagagaaagagaaagaagaggcagaagaagaTTACCTTGACAAAGAACTCATTCAACTAATCAAGCAAAGGAAGGAACGGAACCG GCAAGCTGAACCAAGCTGTGCAAACCAAGAATTAGAATGTGATGATAGAAGATCACAGAGAAGGCGAGAAGAAAGAGCTGcttacaaagaaagagaagcgTATGATCAGTCATCGTGGCATCATCATAATGCATCACAAAGGGACTGGAAGTGGGAAAAGGATGATTATATTAGTCCTAGACAAGGCAAATTTTCACACTCTCAGAGGAACCTTAGTATACACAGACATTCAGGTAGCCCAAGGGGACGCTCTGGGTGGCACCAAAATGTTTCAGGAAGCTCTTCAAATCGGCATAACTATGGGAATTCTGGAAATGTTTGGCATCCAAGTGGGCGGGGAGGAGGAACATCAAATTGGCATCACAGTGCCAGGGAGAGAAATTCTACTTGGCACTCAGAAGGAACAGGTCATTTTTCTAGCTGGAATTCCAAGAGTTATGGAGGAAACTGGAAATCTAGTCCTCATGGTGCAAATGGCTGGAATTTTGGAAGCTCAGGAGATACATATTCGGTAGAGCCAATTAAATATAATAAGGAAAGATATGCATGGCAGCGGCAGGAGAAAGACATTGATGTTCTGCCATACAGAGATCGAAAAAATAGGAGTGACTTGCTTGATTTTACTAGTGATAAACTTCCTTCTGAGGGGGCATTGGATTTTGGTACGTCGAAGcaaccagaaagcaaaacttcaaGAGCCAGTGGAAAAAGTGGCAGTCCTTCCAGAGATAAAATGTATCGCTGGACTCCCTACCCATCCcagaaagctgcagagcagcaaccACGGTCTGAAGATAATGTTTCTAAAACTTCAGATAAAATGGATTCTGTATTTGTGCCTCTCACTGATTCAtcaatgaaaggaaaaacttgTGAAGCCAATGGTAGCctttcaaaacttaaaaaacgGGAAGCATCTTCCTCTTCTAATGTAACCTCAGATCACCTTGATTTGTGCAAGGTAATGAAAGACTGTTCCAGTGGTGAAAAGCCTGACAAAGATGATGGCAGAAGTAATAGGATGCCATCACTCAAATCCCCTCTTCTGAATATCACAGATATGAAGTTATCTTCCCCAAAGCAAGACACAAACAGTCTCTTAAAAAATGTCAAGCTTCTGTTGTCCTCAACTAGTGGTGAAGAGCAGAATCATTTGAATGCACTGAACTTGGAAACAAACAGTTTCTCCTCTTACTCATCGAAGCTGCATGGTGCATGTGCTGGTGACTTACAAGACAACAAAGATGTGCTTGGTGGCAATCTTGGAGAGCCTGTTAATAACTTAAgtgaagcagaacaaaaccccaaagatgTTAAGTCCAACCATTCCTTGCAAAATGCTCCCTTAAGCTCTTGCAAGGATACAAGTGACCAGAATAGAGAAGAAACTGGGAAAGCATCGCCAAAGAACGAGTTCAGACTAGATTCATTAGAAGATGTGAGTGATGATGATTTAATGGGAAGTGAGAAGTCAGAAGCAAGAGTTGAAAAGTTGGGTTCTTCTGTTAGTTCTTGTTTACCCTGTGACACTCCAGAAAGTAAACCTGCCACctctgaaaaggaagatgatgaaaaGCCGGCTGTTTCAAGTATTGCTTCTACTGATCTAAAAGATTCTATGTTTCAGATGGAATCCACAGTTTCTCCATCAAGTGGTCAGGACCATTTGCACGTGCATTTGAAAACCTCCTCACAGGATGGAGAAGGGGATGAAGAGCGTGTCAAGTCACATGATCACTTTGAAATGGAAGGTTTTGAAAATCCTTCAGATCATGAGCTGCAAAAAGGAGGAAGCCAGTCACTGGGCCTCCTTCTTCCTGATTTAAGCAAACTTGgcctccctgcctctctgcaaagAGACCTGACACGACATATTAGTCTGAAGAGCAAAGTCGGGACACATCTTCCAGAGCCCAATCTCAATAACGCACGGCGCATTCGGAATGTGAGCGGCCATCGGAGAAGTGAGACTGAGAAGGAGTCGGGGCTTAAACCCACCCTCAGGCAGATTCTTAGTGCTTCCCGGCGGAATGTAAACTGGGATCAAGTCATCCAGCAGGTAACCAAGAAGAAACAGGAACTTGGCAAAGGTTTACCAAG GTTTGGCATAGAAATGGTGCCTCTTGTTCAAAATGAGCAAGAGGGTCTAGAACTTGGTGAAGAATCTGATCTGTCTACTCTGGAAGGATTCCAGTGGGAAGGGATTTCCTTAGCAGTGCCTGGCTCAGCCAGAAAACGtagcttttctgaaagcagtGTCATTGCAGATAGAAATCCTTCTGCTTATAGCTTCTTCAGTGAACaagccaaaataaaagaaagtggGCAAAGGCAAATAATTGCAGCCAGCCACTCACATCACATAACATCTGGGTATGAAGCAAGCGCTGACATTGAGGCTGACTTGAAACGGGAGacatcttctcttcctttgtcACCATTTATGTCTGAAAGAACTGAGACTAGTGGAAGGAGACACAGCGTACAGGCCACCTCTGAGGTCGCAGGCCTCTCAAAACAAGACCAGGAGAGCCCAGAGAAGAGAACACCTcttcttgaaaaacaaaatgtgctAGAAATCTCAGAAGAAAATCGTCCAGCCTCAAATAATGCTTCACTTCTTGCAGTGTCTAATAACATAGATGCAGCTACAGACAGTAGCTGCACATCTGGTACTGAGCAGAATGACAGCCAAGGAATTGGAAAGAAACGAAGAGCAACTGGA GAGGGATCTTCTCCTGAAATCCCTAGtctagaaagaaagaataagagaagaaaaatcaaaggtaAAAAAG aacgTTCTCAGGTAGACCAGTTGTTGGCTATTTCGCTGAGGGAAGAAGAGTTAAGCAAGTCCCTGCATAGTGTGGACAGCAGTCTCTTGCAGGCTAGGGCTGCCCTGCAGGCTGCGTATGTTGAGGTTCAACGGTTCCTTGTATTAAAGCAACAG ATAACCATGGAAATGAGTACACTGAGAAGTCAGAGAATCCAGATCTTGCAGGGGCTACAAG AAACATATGAACCTTCTGAACTGTCAGAGCAACTTTCCTGCAGTATCttaagagagagaagaaatagcAAATCTCAGATGGCAGCTGACTTAATTCCTGCAGGTTCTTTCCTGCCCCTTTTGGACACTTTGTCTTCTTCTGTACCTCCACTAGGAGCTTCCGTTCATCTAAACATGCCGTCATCATTCCAGTCTTCTGGCATCACACCCACTGCTCCTCCTGACTCCTCAGTACGAGTTAAACGAGAACCTGTGTCTCCAAAAGgctcagaagaaaatgtgaattctGTACTCCAGAGCTCTCCATGTGCTTCACGAGCAGAAGAGGTGGAGCAGAAGGATG gagAGACCAACCAGAAAACTTCAGTGTATCCAGTTATCTCTGCAACCATATCCCTATCAGAGCTGGCAGCTTGTTTCCAACACACTAATCAAGATATTCACAAGCCTGCTGCAGACAGGGGAAAGGCTGGACTTCCTGAGAACCCTTCTCATTCACTGTCTGTTTTCAGCAAGAGAGAAGCAAGTGATACAGTGACTGAAAGCTTTTTACTGGGTCAGTGTAGCACTTCTCTTCCAAAGCATTCAGTCCTTCTAGAAATGCCAATGGataaaacccccaaattatCAGCAGAACCATCCGAGCAACAGACGGCAACCACTGTAGTCCCAGCAGAAAaagggaacaggaggaggagaaagttaaggaagaagaaaactctgAGGGCAGCCCACGTGCCAGAGAACAGTGATACAGAACAGGATATAATTGACTCTAAGCCTCTCCGGAAAGTCAAGGGTGGAAAGGTtcctaaaggagaaaaagttacTACATCCACTCCTCCAAGACAGGAGGATGGAGCTACTGCtcaaacagcaagaaacaaacATGAGGATGACAGTGATGCTTCTCTGGAACTAGTGGAAGTTCCAGCACCCCAGTGTGAGGTGGTTGACGTTGGTTCATCAGAGTCGGGAGATGAGAAACCAGACAGTCCATCAAAGAGGGATTCACGCAGCTGTGTGGATCAAGCAGTCCTAGAGGTGTCTTGCTCTGGTTATGATGAAGTGAGCTCTACCAGTGAGATTGGCACAAATTATAGGGATGATGGGAAAAGAAG tGTGGCTGAGACGCAGACTTCCATATCATCACTAAGAGGATCAAAGAACTCATCAG AAGTGTCTTCGGAGCCAG AGCAGGAAGTGTGTGGCCATCTTTGA
- the ZNF106 gene encoding zinc finger protein 106 isoform X3 produces MVRERKCILCHIVYHSKKEMEEHMRSMLHHRELENLKGRDSNHECRVCRVTLVGLSAYAKHISSQLHKDNVDAHDRKEEEKEKEEAEEDYLDKELIQLIKQRKERNRQAEPSCANQELECDDRRSQRRREERAAYKEREAYDQSSWHHHNASQRDWKWEKDDYISPRQGKFSHSQRNLSIHRHSGSPRGRSGWHQNVSGSSSNRHNYGNSGNVWHPSGRGGGTSNWHHSARERNSTWHSEGTGHFSSWNSKSYGGNWKSSPHGANGWNFGSSGDTYSVEPIKYNKERYAWQRQEKDIDVLPYRDRKNRSDLLDFTSDKLPSEGALDFGTSKQPESKTSRASGKSGSPSRDKMYRWTPYPSQKAAEQQPRSEDNVSKTSDKMDSVFVPLTDSSMKGKTCEANGSLSKLKKREASSSSNVTSDHLDLCKVMKDCSSGEKPDKDDGRSNRMPSLKSPLLNITDMKLSSPKQDTNSLLKNVKLLLSSTSGEEQNHLNALNLETNSFSSYSSKLHGACAGDLQDNKDVLGGNLGEPVNNLSEAEQNPKDVKSNHSLQNAPLSSCKDTSDQNREETGKASPKNEFRLDSLEDVSDDDLMGSEKSEARVEKLGSSVSSCLPCDTPESKPATSEKEDDEKPAVSSIASTDLKDSMFQMESTVSPSSGQDHLHVHLKTSSQDGEGDEERVKSHDHFEMEGFENPSDHELQKGGSQSLGLLLPDLSKLGLPASLQRDLTRHISLKSKVGTHLPEPNLNNARRIRNVSGHRRSETEKESGLKPTLRQILSASRRNVNWDQVIQQVTKKKQELGKGLPRFGIEMVPLVQNEQEGLELGEESDLSTLEGFQWEGISLAVPGSARKRSFSESSVIADRNPSAYSFFSEQAKIKESGQRQIIAASHSHHITSGYEASADIEADLKRETSSLPLSPFMSERTETSGRRHSVQATSEVAGLSKQDQESPEKRTPLLEKQNVLEISEENRPASNNASLLAVSNNIDAATDSSCTSGTEQNDSQGIGKKRRATGEGSSPEIPSLERKNKRRKIKGKKERSQVDQLLAISLREEELSKSLHSVDSSLLQARAALQAAYVEVQRFLVLKQQITMEMSTLRSQRIQILQGLQGASVHLNMPSSFQSSGITPTAPPDSSVRVKREPVSPKGSEENVNSVLQSSPCASRAEEVEQKDGETNQKTSVYPVISATISLSELAACFQHTNQDIHKPAADRGKAGLPENPSHSLSVFSKREASDTVTESFLLGQCSTSLPKHSVLLEMPMDKTPKLSAEPSEQQTATTVVPAEKGNRRRRKLRKKKTLRAAHVPENSDTEQDIIDSKPLRKVKGGKVPKGEKVTTSTPPRQEDGATAQTARNKHEDDSDASLELVEVPAPQCEVVDVGSSESGDEKPDSPSKRDSRSCVDQAVLEVSCSGYDEVSSTSEIGTNYRDDGKRSVAETQTSISSLRGSKNSSEVSSEPGEDEEPTEGNFEGHLAAVNAIQIFGNLLYTCSADKTVCAYNLVSRKCVAIFEGHTSKVNCLLVTQTNGKNAALYTGSSDHTINCYNIKTKECMEQFKLEDRVLCLHSRWRILYAGLANGSVVTFSIKNNKQVDTFECHGPRAVSCLATAQEGARKLLVVGSYDCTISVRDARNGLLLRTLEGHSKTILCMKVVNDLVFSGSSDQSVHAHNIHTGELVRIYKGHNHAVTVVNILGKVMVTACLDKFVRVYELQSHDRLQVYGGHTDMIMCMTIHKSMIYTGCYDGSVRAVRLNLMQNFRCWWHGCSLIFGVVDHLKQHLLTDHTNPNFQTLKCRWKNCDAFFTSRKGSKQDAVGHIERHAEDDSRIDS; encoded by the exons GGACAGCAACCATGAATGCCGGGTGTGCAGGGTGACACTGGTGGGTTTGTCAGCATATGCCAAGCACATCTCCAGCCAGCTGCACAAAGACAATGTTGATGCCCAtgacagaaaagaggaagagaaagagaaagaagaggcagaagaagaTTACCTTGACAAAGAACTCATTCAACTAATCAAGCAAAGGAAGGAACGGAACCG GCAAGCTGAACCAAGCTGTGCAAACCAAGAATTAGAATGTGATGATAGAAGATCACAGAGAAGGCGAGAAGAAAGAGCTGcttacaaagaaagagaagcgTATGATCAGTCATCGTGGCATCATCATAATGCATCACAAAGGGACTGGAAGTGGGAAAAGGATGATTATATTAGTCCTAGACAAGGCAAATTTTCACACTCTCAGAGGAACCTTAGTATACACAGACATTCAGGTAGCCCAAGGGGACGCTCTGGGTGGCACCAAAATGTTTCAGGAAGCTCTTCAAATCGGCATAACTATGGGAATTCTGGAAATGTTTGGCATCCAAGTGGGCGGGGAGGAGGAACATCAAATTGGCATCACAGTGCCAGGGAGAGAAATTCTACTTGGCACTCAGAAGGAACAGGTCATTTTTCTAGCTGGAATTCCAAGAGTTATGGAGGAAACTGGAAATCTAGTCCTCATGGTGCAAATGGCTGGAATTTTGGAAGCTCAGGAGATACATATTCGGTAGAGCCAATTAAATATAATAAGGAAAGATATGCATGGCAGCGGCAGGAGAAAGACATTGATGTTCTGCCATACAGAGATCGAAAAAATAGGAGTGACTTGCTTGATTTTACTAGTGATAAACTTCCTTCTGAGGGGGCATTGGATTTTGGTACGTCGAAGcaaccagaaagcaaaacttcaaGAGCCAGTGGAAAAAGTGGCAGTCCTTCCAGAGATAAAATGTATCGCTGGACTCCCTACCCATCCcagaaagctgcagagcagcaaccACGGTCTGAAGATAATGTTTCTAAAACTTCAGATAAAATGGATTCTGTATTTGTGCCTCTCACTGATTCAtcaatgaaaggaaaaacttgTGAAGCCAATGGTAGCctttcaaaacttaaaaaacgGGAAGCATCTTCCTCTTCTAATGTAACCTCAGATCACCTTGATTTGTGCAAGGTAATGAAAGACTGTTCCAGTGGTGAAAAGCCTGACAAAGATGATGGCAGAAGTAATAGGATGCCATCACTCAAATCCCCTCTTCTGAATATCACAGATATGAAGTTATCTTCCCCAAAGCAAGACACAAACAGTCTCTTAAAAAATGTCAAGCTTCTGTTGTCCTCAACTAGTGGTGAAGAGCAGAATCATTTGAATGCACTGAACTTGGAAACAAACAGTTTCTCCTCTTACTCATCGAAGCTGCATGGTGCATGTGCTGGTGACTTACAAGACAACAAAGATGTGCTTGGTGGCAATCTTGGAGAGCCTGTTAATAACTTAAgtgaagcagaacaaaaccccaaagatgTTAAGTCCAACCATTCCTTGCAAAATGCTCCCTTAAGCTCTTGCAAGGATACAAGTGACCAGAATAGAGAAGAAACTGGGAAAGCATCGCCAAAGAACGAGTTCAGACTAGATTCATTAGAAGATGTGAGTGATGATGATTTAATGGGAAGTGAGAAGTCAGAAGCAAGAGTTGAAAAGTTGGGTTCTTCTGTTAGTTCTTGTTTACCCTGTGACACTCCAGAAAGTAAACCTGCCACctctgaaaaggaagatgatgaaaaGCCGGCTGTTTCAAGTATTGCTTCTACTGATCTAAAAGATTCTATGTTTCAGATGGAATCCACAGTTTCTCCATCAAGTGGTCAGGACCATTTGCACGTGCATTTGAAAACCTCCTCACAGGATGGAGAAGGGGATGAAGAGCGTGTCAAGTCACATGATCACTTTGAAATGGAAGGTTTTGAAAATCCTTCAGATCATGAGCTGCAAAAAGGAGGAAGCCAGTCACTGGGCCTCCTTCTTCCTGATTTAAGCAAACTTGgcctccctgcctctctgcaaagAGACCTGACACGACATATTAGTCTGAAGAGCAAAGTCGGGACACATCTTCCAGAGCCCAATCTCAATAACGCACGGCGCATTCGGAATGTGAGCGGCCATCGGAGAAGTGAGACTGAGAAGGAGTCGGGGCTTAAACCCACCCTCAGGCAGATTCTTAGTGCTTCCCGGCGGAATGTAAACTGGGATCAAGTCATCCAGCAGGTAACCAAGAAGAAACAGGAACTTGGCAAAGGTTTACCAAG GTTTGGCATAGAAATGGTGCCTCTTGTTCAAAATGAGCAAGAGGGTCTAGAACTTGGTGAAGAATCTGATCTGTCTACTCTGGAAGGATTCCAGTGGGAAGGGATTTCCTTAGCAGTGCCTGGCTCAGCCAGAAAACGtagcttttctgaaagcagtGTCATTGCAGATAGAAATCCTTCTGCTTATAGCTTCTTCAGTGAACaagccaaaataaaagaaagtggGCAAAGGCAAATAATTGCAGCCAGCCACTCACATCACATAACATCTGGGTATGAAGCAAGCGCTGACATTGAGGCTGACTTGAAACGGGAGacatcttctcttcctttgtcACCATTTATGTCTGAAAGAACTGAGACTAGTGGAAGGAGACACAGCGTACAGGCCACCTCTGAGGTCGCAGGCCTCTCAAAACAAGACCAGGAGAGCCCAGAGAAGAGAACACCTcttcttgaaaaacaaaatgtgctAGAAATCTCAGAAGAAAATCGTCCAGCCTCAAATAATGCTTCACTTCTTGCAGTGTCTAATAACATAGATGCAGCTACAGACAGTAGCTGCACATCTGGTACTGAGCAGAATGACAGCCAAGGAATTGGAAAGAAACGAAGAGCAACTGGA GAGGGATCTTCTCCTGAAATCCCTAGtctagaaagaaagaataagagaagaaaaatcaaaggtaAAAAAG aacgTTCTCAGGTAGACCAGTTGTTGGCTATTTCGCTGAGGGAAGAAGAGTTAAGCAAGTCCCTGCATAGTGTGGACAGCAGTCTCTTGCAGGCTAGGGCTGCCCTGCAGGCTGCGTATGTTGAGGTTCAACGGTTCCTTGTATTAAAGCAACAG ATAACCATGGAAATGAGTACACTGAGAAGTCAGAGAATCCAGATCTTGCAGGGGCTACAAG GAGCTTCCGTTCATCTAAACATGCCGTCATCATTCCAGTCTTCTGGCATCACACCCACTGCTCCTCCTGACTCCTCAGTACGAGTTAAACGAGAACCTGTGTCTCCAAAAGgctcagaagaaaatgtgaattctGTACTCCAGAGCTCTCCATGTGCTTCACGAGCAGAAGAGGTGGAGCAGAAGGATG gagAGACCAACCAGAAAACTTCAGTGTATCCAGTTATCTCTGCAACCATATCCCTATCAGAGCTGGCAGCTTGTTTCCAACACACTAATCAAGATATTCACAAGCCTGCTGCAGACAGGGGAAAGGCTGGACTTCCTGAGAACCCTTCTCATTCACTGTCTGTTTTCAGCAAGAGAGAAGCAAGTGATACAGTGACTGAAAGCTTTTTACTGGGTCAGTGTAGCACTTCTCTTCCAAAGCATTCAGTCCTTCTAGAAATGCCAATGGataaaacccccaaattatCAGCAGAACCATCCGAGCAACAGACGGCAACCACTGTAGTCCCAGCAGAAAaagggaacaggaggaggagaaagttaaggaagaagaaaactctgAGGGCAGCCCACGTGCCAGAGAACAGTGATACAGAACAGGATATAATTGACTCTAAGCCTCTCCGGAAAGTCAAGGGTGGAAAGGTtcctaaaggagaaaaagttacTACATCCACTCCTCCAAGACAGGAGGATGGAGCTACTGCtcaaacagcaagaaacaaacATGAGGATGACAGTGATGCTTCTCTGGAACTAGTGGAAGTTCCAGCACCCCAGTGTGAGGTGGTTGACGTTGGTTCATCAGAGTCGGGAGATGAGAAACCAGACAGTCCATCAAAGAGGGATTCACGCAGCTGTGTGGATCAAGCAGTCCTAGAGGTGTCTTGCTCTGGTTATGATGAAGTGAGCTCTACCAGTGAGATTGGCACAAATTATAGGGATGATGGGAAAAGAAG tGTGGCTGAGACGCAGACTTCCATATCATCACTAAGAGGATCAAAGAACTCATCAG AAGTGTCTTCGGAGCCAGGTGAGGATGAAGAACCTACAGAGGGAAACTTTGAGGGACACCTGGCTGCAGTGAATGCTATTCAGATTTTTGGGAATTTGTTGTACACCTGCTCAGCAGACAAAACTGTTTGTGCCTACAATCTGGTT AGCAGGAAGTGTGTGGCCATCTTTGAAGGACATACTTCAAAAGTGAACTGCCTCCTGGTCACTCAGACAAATGGGAAGAATGCTGCACTGTACACTGGCTCAAGCGACCACACTATCAATTGCTACAATATCAAG ACCAAAGAGTGCATGGAACAGTTTAAATTAGAAGATCGAGTGCTCTGTTTACACAGTAGATGGCGGATCCTTTATGCAGGCCTTGCAAATGGCAGTGTGGTTACTTTCAGCATAAAG AACAACAAGCAGGTTGATACCTTTGAATGTCATGGCCCTAGAGCAGTGAGCTGTCTAGCCACAGCTCAGGAAGGAGCACGCAAGTTGTTGGTAGTGGGCTCCTATGACTGCACCATCAGTGTGCGAGATGCGCGGAACGGGCTGCTTCTCAGAACCCTGGAAGGTCACAGCAAGACTATACTCTGCATGAAG gttGTGAATGATCTGGTGTTCAGTGGCTCCAGTGATCAGTCTGTCCATGCCCACAACATTCAT ACTGGAGAGCTGGTACGGATCTATAAAGGCCATAACCATGCAGTAACAGTTGTGAACATTCTTGGGAAAGTGATGGTGACAGCATGTCTGGATAAATTTGTTCGTGTTTATGAACTACAG tCGCACGACCGCTTGCAAGTCTATGGAGGCCACACAGATATGATCATGTGTATGACCATCCATAAGAGCATG ATCTACACTGGATGCTATGATGGCAGCGTCAGAGCTGTGAGGCTTAATCTGATGCAGAATTTTCGTTGCTGG TGGCATGGATGTTCGCTGATCTTTGGAGTTGTGGACCATCTGAAACAACACTTACTAACTGACCACACCAACCCAAATTTTCAGACCCTAAAATGTCGTTGGAAGAACTGTGATGCTTTCTTTACTTCCAGGAAAGGTTCCAAGCAG